From a region of the Feifania hominis genome:
- a CDS encoding N-acetylmuramoyl-L-alanine amidase family protein: protein MKLWLDPGHGTQTTYFDTGAVGPYGTRECDVALSVAEALRSQLALAGHEVKVTDQRNMVIADRCKQANAWGADLFLSLHCNAANGKARGATAFVRKSDSVSKEIAGSIMDSYLAATGITDRGVKVDVDALGKSLGVLRQTDMPALLLELDFIDNTQGELMLSSPLFVEVAAKAIYEGIEEAMTEKSRYYVKGGIHFVDIAPGKFHIKVWDAAKKTTKIRDYFNLGFFGILKGGATIPVGNLCADGEVITEASNQESWLSSHGRKMTTLCVFDDGTVKVMKTDTISGLKGLQSAVSGIPVVLGGEDVSWKNDCKPEGYTGGECYATWHGFLGSLRDGSLKYFAMKTKTGNCIQSSEVWNKIKGYGFDDVIMLDGGGSFVLDNGGRNVAVTSENRRIHSVGLY, encoded by the coding sequence ATGAAACTCTGGTTAGACCCCGGCCACGGGACGCAGACTACATACTTTGACACCGGCGCTGTGGGGCCATATGGCACGCGGGAATGCGATGTCGCACTCTCAGTGGCGGAGGCCCTGCGCTCTCAGCTCGCACTTGCCGGGCACGAGGTCAAAGTCACCGATCAGCGCAATATGGTCATCGCCGACCGCTGTAAGCAGGCGAACGCATGGGGCGCAGATCTGTTTCTCTCGCTCCACTGCAACGCTGCGAACGGCAAGGCGCGGGGCGCAACGGCATTTGTGCGCAAGAGTGACAGCGTGTCAAAGGAGATCGCCGGGAGCATCATGGACAGTTATCTCGCGGCGACAGGCATCACAGACCGCGGCGTCAAGGTGGATGTGGATGCGCTCGGAAAGTCGCTTGGCGTGCTGCGTCAGACTGATATGCCGGCACTTCTGCTGGAACTGGACTTTATCGACAACACACAGGGAGAGCTCATGTTGAGCTCTCCCTTATTCGTGGAGGTGGCGGCAAAAGCCATTTACGAGGGAATTGAGGAGGCTATGACGGAGAAGAGCAGGTATTACGTAAAGGGCGGCATTCACTTTGTGGACATCGCGCCGGGGAAGTTTCACATCAAGGTGTGGGACGCGGCGAAGAAGACAACAAAGATCAGGGACTATTTCAATCTCGGCTTCTTCGGGATTCTCAAGGGCGGCGCGACCATTCCGGTGGGGAATCTCTGTGCGGATGGTGAGGTCATCACCGAGGCATCGAATCAGGAGAGCTGGCTTTCGAGCCACGGGCGCAAAATGACGACGCTTTGCGTGTTTGACGATGGGACAGTGAAAGTCATGAAGACGGACACGATCTCGGGACTGAAAGGATTGCAAAGTGCTGTGAGCGGCATTCCGGTGGTGCTCGGCGGGGAAGATGTGAGCTGGAAGAACGATTGCAAACCGGAGGGATACACGGGCGGCGAGTGCTATGCGACATGGCATGGATTTCTCGGGTCGCTGCGCGACGGCAGTCTGAAATATTTCGCGATGAAGACAAAGACGGGCAACTGCATCCAGTCGTCGGAGGTATGGAACAAGATCAAGGGGTATGGCTTCGACGACGTGATTATGCTGGATGGCGGGGGCAGCTTTGTGCTGGACAACGGCGGCAGGAATGTAGCGGTGACCAGTGAGAACCGCAGGATTCATTCAGTGGGACTGTATTGA